The window ATTGTCATTCATTAGCACTTTATAGGAGCCTACCGGGGGACAGGAGGCTGGTCCCTCACTGCAAAGCAGCCTGCCTAGGGTGGAGCTGGGAACTGGGCAAGAGGACAAAAGGGAGGTCCTGAGCAGGGTGCCTTCAGCTTGCTCAGCTGCATTCTCTGTCCCCACACCTAAGAGCAGAagggccctgcccccccccccccccagtcttcCTCTATCAGCAGGGCAGCTGCTTAAAGGGGAAAACCTGTGCTTTTGCTTCCGAGCGGCCGGATGCAGCCTCTTACAGCACACTCCGTGCTGGGTCTCGCCCCAGCTGCCACTCACTCCATTTATAGAAACAATCCACATCTCCTCTCGGGTCGGATTTGTTTGTGGGATGATGTCACTGGGGAGGGCGATGCTTCCCCCAGGCCCAGACAATGAAATCTCAGACAAAGGCTGGGAATCGGAGGCTGGCCAGGTTCTCTGGGAACACAGCCATGCGCCTGGGCACACCTCTGCTCCTGTGGGCTCGATTCACCCAGCAGGGTGACCCCTGGATGCCTGGTGTCCTCAGCGAGCCATCCCTTGAGCTCACAGGAAACAGCTTCCCTGAAGATGAACTTGGCATTCCCTGCTGCCAGCCTAAGGCTTGCTGGCCAGACTCCACATGGCTTCTGAGAATGGACTGACAGTGAGTGCAAACATGGGACACTTTCATGGATGTGGCCTTGGGTCAGGGATGGCGGCAGGCGCCCTGATGGGACCATGATGGGAGTGAGCCCTCACGTGACCGTTATGGGACCTGCTGCACCTGCTACACTTGTGCTTGGCGCTGGCACCCTGCACGCTCAGCTTCAAGAGCAAGGgaaggcctgggcaggggcaggacgTCACCTTGTGGTTATAAAAGTGCCCATTGATGGAGAACCGGTGCCGGCGGAGGCGCTGGGCCTCGCCAGGTGCACGGCTCCTGGGCCTCCTCTGGATCATAGCGCTGGCGTCGCTCTTGGTACGCATCAGCTGTGGggcctcctcatcctcctctggGGGTCCTGTGGTGGGAAACAGACAGGGAGGGGCTTAGGCATGGGTAGAAGGTGGTGACAGCCATGGCCAGGGCTCCGGCGGCCAGCTCTTCGGGCTCCGTAGCCACACGGTGGTGTCGGTGTCACTCCTGTGCTGGAGGCCGGGCGATTCCATAGTTGCACACAGAAaggtgacccccccccccgcctccgtgGGGCCACTTGGGTCACAACCTCACAAGGTCATCAGCCTCCTGTTTTCCACCGCGGGGAACTCACCAAGGTCTCAGGGGACCCCAGTCCTGTCCTCTGGGTACCACTGTGGGTCAAGCCCTTGGCTGAGTGCGGAGGGAAGGTGCACAGAGGGGGTAGGTGGGTTGCTACAGGTCCCAGAGAGCAAGGGGGAGATGCTAGAGACCTGGGGCCAGGGCGCCATGCTGCCTGATGAGGCTTCTTTCCATAGCACACACAACACGGCGGGGTGGGGGCCCTCCGGTCCCACACTGTGGGTCACCTCCAAAGTCCCTGAGTCATTTCCCACAGACAGGTGTAAATGGCAATGCACATTATGCGCCCTGTATTGAGTTCTGGACTTGGCGAGGGTGGCCCCTAAGACAAAAGACGCTGCAAATGTTAGGGAGCCGGCTCGGGATCTGCATCTCTTGTCCCTGCCCCAGGTGAGACAGGCTGGGCTTACCTGCGCCGTCTCTGCAACTCTCAGCCTTGGGCTGGGCACTCGGCTCCTCGCTGGGGACCCTGccgtcctggggagggggctccttcCTGAAAGGACACAATCGCAGGGCtcagagggcagggtggggggagcgtCTCAGGCCAAAGACACGAGGCCGGCAGATTCGGGGGCACAACACACAGGCGAGAAGCAAGAGGGGCAGGCCAAGTGGAAGCCTGGGTTTCATGTCGAGAAAGTGAACTTGGAACAATAAAACAAGGAAAAGCCTTGCACAGCATCTGCTGGGAGGAGCCTGAGTCCGGCTCTGCAGACAAGGGCTGTGTTGCGTGGACACAAGGACCCGTGGGCACATGGTGGCTGTGACCGTGACTGTACCTGTGACTGATTTTACCCCAAGGTAAAAAATCATGCAGTTTTTCTGGGGCATGCAACTTTGCCCTGTACACCTCTGTGGCTCACAATATACTCCAGTGACCAGGGCCACCCCATCTATGTCCAGGGTGCCCACTTGCTAAGCGCTCTCTGAGTTTTGATTCCACTTGCTCATTTGAAAGGGGTAATGCTGCGAATGCCTGTCTCTTAAGAAAACAAGGCTAGCCATGGCCTGCCCTTTCTGGGGCTGGGGGTAGGGGAGGTAAGTGTCTGTTAAATAGTAAAATATGCAAGAAACCATGGCTTCCAGAAGGAGACATCCCTCTAACATTGTGGATGAGCCCTGTCTCCCCACCTCTTCACCAGTGTCTCACACTGTAGACTTACTGGTGTGTGCCAGTCTAGTCCACCTGAGCTTGCTTTTGGTGTGTGGTGTGAAGAAGGGATCTAGCTTTATCTCTTTCTAAATGGAGAGCGGaaccatttatttaaaagcctATTCTGAGGGCTAGCATTGGAGTATAatgaattaagctgccacctacaatgccagcatcccataggtgcactggttcaagtcccagctgctctgctccactttcaatccagctccctgctaatgtgcctgggaaagcagtggaaaaaatgaccagagttcttgggcccccacacccacgtgggagacccagatgaagttccaggctcttggctttggcctggcccaggcatggctgttgctgccattttggggagtgaccaagattggaagatctctctctcagcctttgaaataaataaatcttaaaaaaaaaaaaaaaaacaaaaaaaaaaaacaaaaaaaaaactaagaggtaATATTCAATGCctctaagttttttaaaaaagctattttgtggccagtgccatggctcaataggctaatcctccaccttgtggtgctggcacaccgggttctagtcctggttggggcactggattctgtcccggttgctcctcttccaggccagctctctgctgtggcccgggagtgcagtggaggatggcccaagtccttgggccctgcacctgcatgggagaccaggagaagcacctggctcctggcttcagatcagcgcgatgcaccagccgcagcatgccggccacggtggccattggagggtgaaccaacggcaaaggaagacctttctctctgtctctctcactgtccactctgcatgtcaaaaaaaaaaaaaaaagctattttgtTCCACTGACTGTTTGCCTATCCCTGGACAAGTAATGCATAGTTATGAACTATGGTTCCAGAGTAGTACAAGGCTACATTTGTGTGACTTTGTAAGGCAGGGTATGCCAAGAAAGCATGGCCTGCAGCAGCGATGGAACCCTGTGGCTGCTGGCCTCTCTCCTTGCTCTCAGGTGGCATGTCTGGGCGGTGAGGCCACGGAGCACCAAGGCCACGGACTGTGGGGATGATGCTGGCCCATGCCCCCGTGCTGGAGTTCCAGAGAGGACCAGAGCCTGCACCCTCAGGCCCCGGACACCCCACCCCAGATGGCAGAGCTGAGGTTGAACAGGCATCACCAAggccccccagccctgctccaccCACTGGGCACTCACAGGTGGCTGCTGGGCCGTCCAGGCACCCACGAGGCAGAGGGCAGGTGCACGCGCTCCCGGTCGTCCTGCATTTGCAGCCGGATGGGCCGCCGGAGACCCCAGGCGATGTTGAGGAGCCCCTCGATGATCAAAGCCCCTTCCTCCTGCGGGGACCACAGAGGTCAGCTTCCTTCCCCCTGTGGCAGCCACCCTCGGGGCCCCCACCATCCCAGAACCCTcagtcccacccctcctcctccaggagtgCAGGAGGAAGCCCGAGCGTGCCTTCCACCCTCGGCCCACTGCTGGCCAGGAGCCCAGCCAGGGCGCAGGGGCTGAGTCAGGTGTCCCACAGGAACCCACTACTGACCGGCAGGCACGTCCACCCCTCATGAGGAAGCACGTGCCAGGGAAGCACCGTCTGGCCACTCAGGACACTCTCAGCACAGCCTGTGCCGGGGGCAGGGGGTCTCACATCCACCAGGGCAGTGTCAGCTGCTCTTCTGGGTGGGTCTCAccctccacccccctcccctgcttccttcTCCCTGGGCTGACCCGGCCCCTTGGTGTTCAAATCAGTTTCTTTCCCAACAGCTGGCTTTGTATTTTTCACCACCCCAGGACACCGCCAGCCTCACCTCCCACCACTAGAATTTCTGCAACAGCCCCCACCCTGCATCCCCaagcagcctcagtttccccaggtcTATGTGCCCCCCCACCAAGCCTTTGCCAAACCTCCCAGCCCAAGGGACCCAGTCCTCTGCAGGCGCCCAGTTGGCTGAATTCCGTGTCTCTGATCTACCGCTCCAGGCTCTCTGTGCCTAGCCCCACTGTCCCACCTCCcacgggcctggcccagccgcatcGTCTGCACCCCCTCTGTGCCTCTTCATTGGATCATTTTAGATTCCTCATGTACGTGGAATTCAGATTCACAAatcccacttctctctctttattggcattttttaaaagtccaggGAGACCAGGTCATGGGCACTTCTTGCCGTCCCTGGCAGCACTTACAGAGATGTCCTGCCCAGCAAGGATCTCGTGGTCCATTACGGACGACAAACACCCCACCACCCACGGAGAAAACATTCGACTCTCAGGTTATCAAAGATACACACAGCTTTCTGATATGATCCCGTACTACTggctaaaaaaagaaagcaaacaagaaaaaccCAGTGCTGTTTTCTATTTCTACTGATAGGACACAGACACAGGTGTACAACTTGTCCTACCTACAAAGCAAGggctggcagccatctggggttcATTTGAAAACCCAAGGTAGGGTGCAGGTCTGGTGCCTCTGGCAGCACAGAGCGCCCCCACCTGGAACATCTCAGCTTGTAGGGACGGCTGCTCTGCTGAGACCCACAGCCTTGGACCCTGAACAGCAGAAGGCAATTCAGACATGCACCCGGCCACAGGGGGCTCAGGCTTGGACAGACTAGACACAAGGGGGCTTCCTGGACAAAGTGACGgttaaaggcagacagagaggatgAGCGACAGGTGCTCCTGACGGTAGAAACTGTCTGAGAAGATGCAGGGGCggaggcaggaagcagcaggcagcCAATCAGGGAAGTCAGGTGGCTGGCCACTCCTGGGCAGGTGCGCTGTGTTGTCTAAGACCAGGGAGCGGATGGTGAGTGGGGTTAATCAGCAACTGTGTGAGGGACAGCCCAGACGAGACACTGAGGCAGGGGGCACGGGGAAaggaggagacccagaaaaggagGGGTGACCCAGGGGGCCGCCTCTGAGGTCAGGGGCAGACTCGCGGGGAGGTGCTGGCCTGACATACTTGGGTCATACTCGCCAAGCAGGAGGGGCATGGCGTGCAGGCAGAGCAGGTCCCACCAGCCCAGGGGACTCTAGAATCCCACGTGTCAGGACGTCACCCTGGGCTCTCTAtttctgtgtcccacatcagacgCTCCAGTCTCTGCATCTCCACACTCATTTGCTGAGTGCTCAGTAATCCCAAGACGAGACAGAAAACAGACACGGGCTCTGCAGAGGCTACTGGGGCGGGAGCTGCTGCATGCTTGCTGGTCTCAGATGCCCCCGGGTGGGGGAGAGGCCCCCGGGACCCCAGCATCTGCCTAGGGAGTCTGGGGTCTGTCCAACACTCACACCCTGGCTTGGGCAGCCCTCTTTCTTCCTGGtgacttctctttcttccctgccTACAGGCATGAAGCAGGTGTGTTCCAGGT of the Oryctolagus cuniculus chromosome 15, mOryCun1.1, whole genome shotgun sequence genome contains:
- the RASSF4 gene encoding ras association domain-containing protein 4 isoform X4 — protein: MKRHRGGADDAAGPGPWEEEGALIIEGLLNIAWGLRRPIRLQMQDDRERVHLPSASWVPGRPSSHLKEPPPQDGRVPSEEPSAQPKAESCRDGAGPPEEDEEAPQLMRTKSDASAMIQRRPRSRAPGEAQRLRRHRFSINGHFYNHKTSVFTPAYGSVTNVRVNSTMTTLHVLTLLLNKFRVEDGPGEFALYIVHESGERTKLKDCEYPLISRILHGPCEKIAKMFLMEADLGEEVPHDVAQYIKFEMPVLDSFVEKLKEEEEREIIKLTMKFQALRLTMLQRLEQLVETK